A stretch of DNA from Streptomyces gobiensis:
GCACCACCTCCGGCCTGGAGACCTCCCGGGTTTCGATGATGCTCGCCGTACTGGAGCAGCGCGGACGGATCAACGCCCTGGGCAAAAGGGACATCTACAGCGCCACGGTAGGAGGCGTGAAGCTCTCCGAGCCCGCTGCCGATCTGGCCGTCACCCTTGCCCTGGCAAGCGCGGCCATCGACACCCCGTTGCCGAAGAACCTGGTGGCGATCGGTGAGGTCGGGCTCGCGGGCGAGGTCCGCCGGGTCACCGGAGTGCAGCGGCGGCTGGCCGAGGCGGCCCGGCTCGGCTTCACCCACGCACTGGTCCCCGTCGACCCCGGGAAGGTGCCGGACGGCATGCGCGTCAGGGAGGTCGCGGACATAGGCGAGGCGCTGCGCGTGCTGCCCGCACGGAGCGCTGGGCCGGACGCTGACGGCCGCCGGTAGACTTTGCCCTGGTCTCGCCCGTACGTACGCACGACCGAAGGAGTGCCGTGGCAGCCAACGACCGGGCAGGAGCCTCTGACCGCCTGATGCGCGCCTCACTGAGCGCGGTCGCGCCTGGCACCGCTCTGCGCGATGGCCTGGAGCGGGTCCTGCGCGGCAACACCGGCGGACTCATCGTCCTCGGCATGGACAAAACGGTCGAAACGCTGTGCACCGGTGGCTTCGTACTGGATGTGGAGTTCTCCGCGACCCGGCTGCGGGAGCTGTGCAAGCTCGACGGCGCGCTGATCCTCGACAAGGACATCACCAAGATTGTGCGGGCCGGGGTGCAGCTCGTCCCGGACGCGGCGATCGCCACCGAGGAGACCGGCACCCGGCACCGTACGGCGCAGCGGGTCTCCATCCAGACCGGCTTCCCGGTCGTCTCCGTCAGCCAGTCGATGCGGCTGATCGCCCTGTATGTGGACGGCCAGCGGCGGGTCCTGGAGGACTCGGCGGCGATTCTGTCCAGGGCCAACCAGGCGCTGGCCACGCTGGAGCGGTACAAGCTCAGACTCGACGAAGTCGCGGGCACGCTCTCCGCTCTGGAGATCGAGGACCTGGTGACCGTCCGCGATGTGTCGGCGGTGGGACAGCGGCTGGAGATGGTGCGCCGGATCGCCACCGAGATCGCCGAGTATGTGGTGGAGCTCGGCACGGACGGCCGGCTGCTGTCGCTCCAGCTGGATGAGCTGATCGCGGGCGTCGAGCCGGAGCGGGAGCTGGTCGCCCGGGACTATGTGCCGGAGCCGGGCGGCAAACGGTCCCGTACGGTCAGCACCGCCCTGGCCGAGCTGAACCGGCTCACCCATACGGAACTGCTCGAACTCCCCACGGTGGCCCGTGCGCTGGGATACAGCGGCGCACCGGAAACGCTGGACTCGGCGGTGTCGCCGCGCGGTTACCGGCTGCTGGCGAAGGTGCCGCGGCTGCCGAACACGGTGATCGAGCGGCTGGTGGAGCACTTTGGGGGGCTCCAGAAGCTGCTGGCTGCGAGCGTCGACGATCTGCAGACCGTCGATGGCGTCGGCGAAGCGCGGGCCCGCTCCGTCCGCGAGGGCCTCTCGCGGCTGGCGGAGTCCTCAATCCTCGAGCGCTACGTCTAGCGGCTCGGGCTCGATTTTCGAGCCCGTCCGGCGGACTGGGGTCCGGGGCGAAGCCCCCCGCGCAGGGCGGCGCCTAGTCCTTCGTCAGGACGAAAGACGTCTGGGCCGTGCCCAGGCCCGGGACCGCTGCCTCGGCGAGATACGTGCCGGTCTTCGCCGACCCCCCGGAAGGCGTCGCACACTCAGCCGCACTGCGCTTACGGTCCCATTCGACCGTGTGAGTAACCTCACCCCGCGCCGGAACCCGCAGCAGCGCCGAGCCGCTCCCGGCCGGGCAGTGGTCGGAGGCCCAGACCGTGTCGTCGTTGGTGTCCGAGATGGTGATGACGGCCTTCTTCGGTCCGAAGTCGACCTTGCAGGCGTCGCCCCCACCGTTCTCCGCGATGAGCTTGAACTTGGGCTTCTCCCCCGGCGCGTACTCATTCTCGACGCTGACCAGGCGCAGCTTGACCGGACCCGACGTGCACGTCGGCAGATCCGCCGCCGGTACCCCGCCGCCGCCCGCCGTACCGCCCGTACGCGCGGAGCCGGCGGACCCGCCGGATCCCCCCGTACCGTTGGAACCGTCGTCGCCGGAGCCACCGCCCGTACCCGCGGAGTCACCGGTACCGCCGTGGTCGCCGTCCGCGCCGCCGTCCTCCTCATCGCGCCCCCCGGGGCGCTCGCTGATCACCGGCTCCGAGCTGGTGGGCCCGGGCGTAATCGCGCTGGCGGCGCCGTCGCCACGGTTGTCCGAGCCGCCACCCGCCTGCTTACCGCCGCTGCCGGCACCGGAGTTGAGCGCCCAGACGACCAGCACAAGGAGCAAAGCGACCAGGGACAGCGCAACTGCCCTCCGTCGCCAGTAGATGGAGGAGGGAAGCGGCCCGATCGGATTGCGCAGAGATCCCACGCGGAAACCTTACGAGACATCAGGCGCCACACAGCCCCGTACCCGCCACACGAGGGACATCTTTTCGTATCAGCGGCACTCAACGCCCCAGACCACGCAGGCGCGCGGCGCGGAGCGTTTCTCCCTCGCCACACACCGTGCCAGGATCTAAGGCGCCATGACTGCTACGACTGAGCACAACGCGCCCGAGCACAGCGCGACCGATCTCCACGCACCCGTCATCGACTGGTTCGACGCTCACGCCCGCGATCTGCCCTGGCGCCGCCCCGAGGCGGGGGCCTGGGGTGTGATGGTCAGCGAGTTCATGCTGCAGCAGACCCCGGTGAACCGGGTGCTGCCGGTGTACGAGCAGTGGCTGGCGCGCTGGCCACGCCCCGCCGACCTGGCCGCCGAGCCGCCCGGCGAGGCGGTACGCGCCTGGGGCCGCCTCGGCTATCCGCGGCGGGCTCTGCGACTGCACGGGGCGGCGGCGGCCATAGCGGAGCGGCACGGCGGCGAAGTACCCAAGGAGCACGCCCAGCTCCTCGCGCTGCCCGGGGTCGGCGAGTACACGGCTGCGGCAGTGGCCTCGTTCGCCTACGGTCAGCGGCATCCGGTGCTGGACACCAATGTGCGCCGGGTCTTCGCCCGCGCGCTGGGCGGCCAGCAGTATCCGCCGAACGCCACCACCGCCGCCGAGCGCAAGCTGGCCCGGTCCGCGCTCCCCGAGGCCGAGGCGCAGGCGGCACGCTGGGCCGCGGCCACCATGGAGCTGGGCGCCCTGGTGTGCA
This window harbors:
- the disA gene encoding DNA integrity scanning diadenylate cyclase DisA, encoding MRASLSAVAPGTALRDGLERVLRGNTGGLIVLGMDKTVETLCTGGFVLDVEFSATRLRELCKLDGALILDKDITKIVRAGVQLVPDAAIATEETGTRHRTAQRVSIQTGFPVVSVSQSMRLIALYVDGQRRVLEDSAAILSRANQALATLERYKLRLDEVAGTLSALEIEDLVTVRDVSAVGQRLEMVRRIATEIAEYVVELGTDGRLLSLQLDELIAGVEPERELVARDYVPEPGGKRSRTVSTALAELNRLTHTELLELPTVARALGYSGAPETLDSAVSPRGYRLLAKVPRLPNTVIERLVEHFGGLQKLLAASVDDLQTVDGVGEARARSVREGLSRLAESSILERYV
- a CDS encoding A/G-specific adenine glycosylase, which codes for MTATTEHNAPEHSATDLHAPVIDWFDAHARDLPWRRPEAGAWGVMVSEFMLQQTPVNRVLPVYEQWLARWPRPADLAAEPPGEAVRAWGRLGYPRRALRLHGAAAAIAERHGGEVPKEHAQLLALPGVGEYTAAAVASFAYGQRHPVLDTNVRRVFARALGGQQYPPNATTAAERKLARSALPEAEAQAARWAAATMELGALVCTARTPGCARCPIADRCAWRLAGSPPHEGPPRRGQTYAGTDRQVRGKLLAVLREAVSPVPQEVLDQVWDEPTQRARALDGLVADGLVEPLAGGVYRLPLS